CTGGCCCGGATTAATCAATGCGAGGCAGGCGTACATCAATGCGGTGGACGCACCCGAGGTAATCACAATTTGCCGGGCCGGTACCGTAACCTGAAAGGCGGTGCGATAGTAAGTACTGATGGCCTCGCGAAGTTCTGGCAGGCCGAGTGCGGCTGTGTAACGGGTCTTGTTGTCGGCAACAGCCTTTATCAACGCTTGTTGCACGGGCTCTGGCATTGGGAAATCGGGTTCCCCAATGGACAGATGAATCACCGGTTTGCCCTGCGCTTCCAGTGCGTTAGCGTGCTTGACCAATTCCATGACATGGAAGGGTTGGACCAAGTTGCTGAGATCAGACTGCTTCAATTCATCACCCTAGTTAGTGAGAGGGGGCAACAAGTTCACCGATTTGTGGAAACCCCTAGCGACAGCCTTACTGGCTGAGCCTATAATTTTCGGTTCTGTTGTTCACCTCAAAGAGAAGATTATATGGCTCAACCAATGGATCAGCGCTTCAGGCAGGCCGCCCTTGAATATCACGAATTTCCAAAGCCTGGGAAATTGCAGATTTCGGCGACAAAAAGCCTAGTCAACCAGCGCGATCTGGCCCTGGCCTATTCCCCGGGTGTGGCGGCAGCTTGTGAAGAAATTGAAGCCGACCCCTCTACGGCAGTACGTTACACCGCCAAAGCGAACCTGGTCGGTGTGGTCACCAATGGTACGGCTGTGCTGGGCCTTGGAAACATAGGCCCATTGGCCGCCAAGCCTGTGATGGAAGGCAAAGCCGTCCTGTTCAAGAAGTTTGCGGGTATTGATGTGTTCGACATTGAAATCAATGAGAACGATCCCGACAAGCTGATTGAAATCATTGCCTCGCTTGAGCCGACCTTCGGTGGCATCAATCTGGAGGACATCAAGGCTCCTGACTGTTTCAAGGTCGAGCGGGCCTTGCGTGGCCGTATGAACATTCCTGTGTTTCACGATGATCAGCACGGTACCGCCATTGTGGTGGGTGCAGCCATCCTGAACGGTCTGGAAGTGATCGGCAAAAAGCTCAATGAGGTGAAGTTTGTGGTGTCGGGCGCGGGCGCTGCGGCATTGGCTTGCCTTGAACTGCTGGTGGAATTGGGCTTGCCCCGCGAGCACGTGTGGGTGACTGACATTGATGGCGTGGTTTACAAGGGCCGCCCGGTCAATATGGACCCGGACAAGGACCTGTTTGCACAGGATACCACTGCCCGCACATTGGCCGATGTCATCAAGGATGCAGATGTATTTTTGGGCCTGTCTGCCGGTGGCGTACTGAAACAGGACATGGTGCGTGCCATGGGCCCCAAACCCCTGATCCTGGCACTGGCCAACCCAACCCCTGAAATTCTTCCCGAGTTGGTGAAGGAAGTACGTGACGACGTCATCATGTGTACCGGGCGCACGGATTACCCGAACCAGGTGAACAACGTGCTGTGTTTCCCCTTCATTTTCAGGGGTGCGCTGGATGTGGGTGCCACAACCATTACCAAGGAAATGGAAATCGCAGCAGTTCGTGCAGTGGCTGAACTGGCCCGCAAGGAGCAGTCTGATGTCGTGGCTTCAGCCTACCGCACCCAGAATTTGAGTTTTGGCCCTGAATATCTGATTCCAAAGCCGTTTGACCCACGCCTGATTGTGCACATTGCCCCTGCTGTGGCCAAAGCTGCAATGGAAAGCGGTGTGGCCACGCGGCCTATCGCGGATCTGGAAGCTTACAAAGATCAGCTGCAACAATTTGTGTACCACTCAGGTACTTTCATGAAGCCGATTTTCGCGGTGGCCAAGCGCTGTGTAGCTGAAACCCCTCAAACCTCGCGCATCGTGTTTGCCGAGGGTGAGGACGAGCGCGTAATGCGCGCAGTGCAGGTGGTGGTCGATGAAGGCGTGGCCAAACCCATCATGATCGGACGCCCTGCTGTTATTGAACGCAGGCTGGAGCGTTTTGGTTTGCGCATCAAGCCCGGCGTTGATTTCGAGTTGATCAACCCGGAATACGATGAACGCTACAAAGACTACTGGCGCACTTATCACGACCTTACCAAGCGCAAAGGCGTGACTGAAGCTTATGCCAAAATTGAAATGCGTCGCCGCAATACCTTGATTGGCTCCATGCTGATCCACAAGGGCAATGCAGACGGCATGATTTGCGGCACATTCGGTACCCATTCCCTGCATTTGCATTACGTGAACCAGGTGCTTGGCCTGCGTGCGGGATGCAACACTTATGGTGCAATGAATGGTTTGATGTTGCCCAATCGCCAAGTGTTTTTGGTGGACACGCATGTGAACTACGACCCCACAGCCGAGCAGGTCGCTGAAATTACCTTGATGGCTGCGGAAGAAATGCTGCGTCTGGGTGTGCAGCCCAAAGCAGCCTTGCTGTCGCATTCAAATTTTGGTTCAAGCAATCAACCTTCAGCTGTGAAAATGCGAGAGGCCTTGCAAATTCTTCGTGACATTGCACCCTGGCTTGAAGTGGATGGTGAAATGCACGGCGACTGCGCAATCGATGAGGCGGTGCGCAACACCATCTTCTCGGGCTCCACCCTGACAGGCGAGGCCAACCTGCTGGTTTGCCCCAACATTGATGCAGCCAATATTTCTTACAACCTGTTGAAATCAGCGGCTGGCAATGGCATTGCAGTAGGGCCGATTTTGTTGGGTTCGGACAAGCCTGTCCACATTCTTACGGCTTCTGCCACCGTACGGCGTATTGTCAACATGGCTGCACTGGCCGTGCTGGATGCCAACTCAGAGCGGGTCAGTTCAATTTAAACCTCTGTGTTAAAGCAAAAAATGGGCGTGCAAGGCACGCCTTTTTTTGTTTTTGGTTTTGTGGTTTGTGTCGCACACTGATTTCATGAGCGATCCAAACCCATTTCAAATTGAAGAAGACGAAGACATCACTGGCTTGGTGTTGTCGGGCGGTGGAGCACGTGCTGCCTATCAAGTCGGGGTGCTTCATCAGCTGGCCAAGTGGTTTGAGCAGGAAAACAAGCGCGAATTCGATTTCCCCTTCAAAATTTTGTGCGGTACATCCGCAGGGGCGATCAATGCTGCAGCACTGGCCTGTGCTGGGCGCAACTTTTACCAGTCCACCGAACGCATGATGAGGGTTTGGGAAAACTTCAGTTCCGACCAGGTATTCAGATCGGATTCACTGGGCATCATTCGAACAGGCGCACGCTGGCTTTCCGCCCTGTCGATTGGCTGGATGTTGCGCAAGCGCCCCAAGTGTTTGCTCGACAACTCGCCTTTGTCCCATTTGTTGAACCAACTGCTGCATTTCAGGCGATTGGATGAAGCCCTTGAAAACGGCACCATTCACGCTTTGGCTGTGACTGCGTCCAGCTACAGCTCGGGTCGAAGTGTGACGTTCTTCCAAACCCAAAAAGTGATTGAGTCCTGGGCCAGAACGCAGCGCGTTGCTTTACCTGATCGTATTACTGTGGAACATCTGCTGGCGTCGGCTGCCATTCCCTTTGTATTTCCTTCAATCAAGTTGGACATTGAAGGAAAAATGGAATACTTCGGTGATGGCTCCATTCGCCAATTGGCACCCATCAGCCCGGCGATTCACCTGGGGGCCAACAGGGTCATGGTGATCGGGTCGAGTCAATCCGAGAAAGATCACACTGCTGCCATCGAAATGCAGAATGCTTACCCAAGCTTGGCGCAAATTGCAGGGCACGCCATGGCCTCCATATTTTTGGATAGTTTGTCCATTGATATTGAACGTTTGAGCCGGGTGAACAAAACACTGGGCTTGTTGCCACCGGAAATGGCAACCCGTACCACGCTCAAGCCGATTGAGTTGCTGGTGATTTCACCCTCAGAGCGTATTGATGAAATCGCGGCGCAGCACACGCAAGACTTGCCACGCCCCGTGCGCACATTGATGTCGGCCCTGGGTGCGACCGAGGCAAGCGGTTCATCACTGGCCAGTTATTTGCTGTTCGAAGCCAACTACACCCGCGAGTTGATTCGCATGGGAATTGCCGACACCATCGCCAAGCGCGAAGAGGTCTACGCGTTCTTTCATTTGGGAAAGTCTGGCGGCTAACTTGATTGCCCAGCCAAGTTACAATGGGTTCTTCCAAGGTAGTTCGGGCGCACTTCTTCCATGTCTTCATCAATTGTATCTGCAGCCTGGCATGCCAGAATGACCCAGGCCGATGGGCCTGAAGGTTTGTGCATTGCTAGCGGGTTGCCGGCCAAGATCATCACCACTTTTGATCTCCACGATGTGCCTTCCAGGATTGAACAAGCCCATGCATTGGCCTTGCAGGGCATGGCAGTTGTGGGTGGGTTGACGTATGAAGCTGCCCCGGCATTTGACAAGTCACTGGCAGTTCAGTCCGGTTCAGGGTTCCCATTGCTTGAGTTTCAGGCATTCAATGCGGATCAAATTTCACTTTTGCCATTTAACCAACTGCAAGGTTTGTCTTCAAACGTGGCTTGTAACCCCTGGTGTGATGAGCAAACCCATGTGGAGTATGTTGAATCGTTCGAGAAGGTTCGCAAGGCAATAGAAGCGGGCGAGTTTTACCAGATCAACCTGACTACTCGTTTGAAAGCGAAAAGCGGACAGATCGATGCATGGCAGTTGTTTCAACATTTGTATCTGACCCAGCCCGCGCCACAAAGCGTGTTTCTGCGGGGCAGTGCATTCAATGTGATCAGCCTGTCGCCTGAGCTGTTTTTTCACTGGGATGGGAAGTCGTTGACCACGGCCCCTATGAAAGGTACACGTCAGCCACTTGCAGGCAGTTTTGACGTGTTAAGTGACAGTGAAAAAGACCGTGCAGAAAATGTGATGATTGTGGATTTGCTGCGCAACGACATGGCCAAGGTTTGTCAGCCACGGTCTGTCCAGGTGCGGTCACTGTTTGATGTGATGCATTTACCCACTGTAGACCAAATGACATCCAGCATTGCCGGGCAAACCTTGCCGGGTACTGGTTTGAAGGACGTGTTTGCCGCATTGTTTCCCTGTGGCAGCGTAACGGGTGCGCCAAAATCACAGGCGATGATGCGAATTGCGCAATGGGAAAAGGCACCGCGCCGGTTTTATTGCGGAGCTTTGGGCCTGCTCAGCCCTGGTGGTGCTGCCCATTTCAATGTGCCAATTCGAACAGTAATCGAGCACAGGGGCGAGCTGGAATATGGTGTCGGCAGCGGAATTACCTGGTACTCCACGCTTGTTGATGAGAAAAAGGAATGGTGGCAAAAGACAGTTTTTCTTCGGGAATCGACCGCAGATTTTCGCGTACTCGAAACCTTGCGACTGGAAAACGGCCAATGGCACAATCTGGACGCGCACTTGCAGCGCATGTCGAACACCGCCAACTATTTTTCATACGTGTGGGATGAACACACTGTTCGACAGGCTTTGATGTCGGCTGCCCAAGCCAATCGAGCCGGGCTGTACCGCGCGCGTTGCTTGTTGAGCGCAACCGGCGGGTTTGAATTGGAGTTGCATGCTTTTGAGCAAGCGAACAAACCGGTGCAGTTACGCTTGGCATCAAAGCCGATGGACGCTTCGCCGGAATTTTTGCTGCATAAAACCACCCATCGGCCGGAATACGACGCTTTTCAACGCGAGGCAGGCAACTCTTTTGATGTTGTGCTGTTCAACGCGCAAGGCAACCTGACGGAGACCTGTCGTTGCAACATTGTTCTTAAAATGAACGGTGAGCTGCTGACGTCACAAATTTCTGAAAGTACAGGGACTTATTTGTTGCCCGGGGTGTTTCGCGAACAACTTTTAAGAGAAAATGCCATTCGGCAGGCCACGTTGAATGTGGCGGATTTGCAGCGTGCAGAGGAAGTCTGGTTGATCAATAGCCTGCGCGGCTGGGTTCCGGTGTCAACGATAGTGAGAAGTGACGGCAAGCTGATTTTTTCAAACAATACACAATAAACAAAAATCCAAGGGACTTGACATGAACCCGACCACCATTGAAATCATCGGCGCAAGCCTGTTCGCCATTGCGGTGATCCACACGTTTTCAACCAAGTATTTTGAGCGGCTCGCCCACACCCACCCCAATCATTCCGGGCTTTGGCATTTGCTGGGTGAAGTCGAAGCGGTGTTTGGTTTCTGGGCCATGGTACTAGTGGTGTTCATGTTTTTCGTGGTCGGCAAAGACAGCGCGATTGATTACGTGGACACGCGCAATTACACCGAACCCCTTTTCGTATTCGCCATCATGGTGATTGCGGCCAGCAAACCGATCCTGGTGCTGGCTGGTCGAATTGTGCGTGTGGTTGCATCGGTCATACCGATTGACCGGCAGGTGGCGTACTTTTTCACCACCTTGTCGATTGTGCCTTTGCTGGGTTCATTCATTACCGAACCCGCAGCCATGACCCTGGCCGCATTTCTGTTGCGCGACCGGTTTTATTCACAGGGCATCAGCAACAAACTGATGTACGGTACCTTGGGCGTGTTGTTTGTGAACATTTCCATTGGTGGCACGTTAACACCTTTTGCCGCACCACCTGTGTTGATGGTGGCCGCCAAGTGGGGGTTTGACATGCAGTTCATGCTGACCACCTTTGGCTGGCGCGCAGCCACAGCCGTGTTTGTGAATGCGGCGGTGCTCACATTCCTGTTTTCCAAGGAATTGACCGCGATGAAAAAGCCTTCGGAAAATGGCCCCAAGGAAGACATGCCATTCTGGGTGATCGGCACGCACTTATTGTTTTTGGTTGCCGTGGTAGTGTTTGCGCATCACCCCGCCGTGTTCATGGGGCTGTTTTTGTTTTTCCTGGGCTACACCACTGCGTACAGTCGCTATCAGGACAAGTTGATTCTAAAGGAAGGTTTGATGGTTGCCTTTTTCCTGGCCGGCTTGGTGGTGCTTGGCGGGATGCAGGCCTGGTGGTTACAGGACGTGTTGAAGGAAATGAGTCCCACTGCGTTGTACTATGGTGCAACTGCGCTGACGGCGATTACGGACAATGCAGCCCTGACTTATCTGGGCTCTCTGGTGGAGGGCGTGGACGACCAGTTCAAGTATGCACTGGTGGCTGGTGCTGTGACTGGCGGTGGCTTGACCGTGATTGCGAATGCACCCAACCCGGCTGGTTTCGCAATTTTGCAAAGGTATTTTAATGACGGGGCCATCAACCCGGGCAAGCTGTTTATCGCTGCCTTGGGCCCAACGCTGGTGGCTGTTGTGGCTTTCCAGTTTTTGTAATTTGCCTTCAGGACAATTGGTTTGAACGAACAAGACGTCAATTTCAATAATCAGGAGCCAGCCATCGAGCTGCCTCATGATCTTGACGATGCACAGCGGGCGTTGGCCGAAGTGCAGGCCTTGTTGCGTAAACAGAAAGTCATTGAAAGCGTCGTTCATAACCATCAAAACACAGTCAACCCCGAGCGGCAAAGTTTGGTCGAGGAGTTGGTGCATCGCCAGCACCTCACCGAACTGGGCAACAAGCTGTACCTGCTTCACCCGGCTGACGTGGCCTACGTGCTGGAAAGCTTGCCGCAGGAAGAGCGGATGCTGGTGTGGGGTTTGGTGCGGTCTGATCGCGACGGCGACATTCTGCTTGAGCTCAGCGATGCGGTCCGTGAAACCCTCATCAAATCGATGGACAGCGAAGAGCTGTTCGCTGCCACCGAGTCGCTGGATGCCGATGAAATTGCGGAGCTGGCGCCGGATCTGCCACGCGACGTGGTGGAGAAGCTGGCCAGTAGCCTAAGCCTGGAAGAGCGCGAACAGCTGCGCGCAGCCATGAGCTACCCCGAAGACACCGTGGGCGCACGCATGGATTTCGACATGGTGACCATCCGTGACGATGTGTCCCTGGAAGTGGTATTACGCTACCTGCGCCGATTTGATGAATTGCCCGATCAGACTGACCAAGTGTTTGTGGTTGACCGTCTTGATCACTTCAAGGGCAGCCTGCCGCTGGACCGTTTGTTGGTGAATGAGCCGGAAACGCTGGTGAGCGAAGTCATGAGCCGGGAAGTGCTGATGCTTTCGGCACTGGACGATGCCTACGAGGCCGCCCAGGCGTTTGAGCGTTATGACCTGGTGTCTGCCCCGGTGCTCGACCCGTCCGGCAAGCTGATCGGGCGGCTCACGGTGAATGAAGTGGTCGATGTGATCCGCGAAGAAAGCGAGGCTGACCTGCTTTCCAGTGCCGGTTTGCGTGAAGAGGAAGATTTGTTCGCCTCGGTGTGGGAGTCGGCCAAAAACCGTTGGTTGTGGCTGGGTCTGAATTTGTGCACGGCGTTTTTTGCCAGCCGTGTGATCGACACCTTTGAAGGCACGATTGCCAAGGTCGTAGCCTTGGCTACCCTGATGCCGATTGTGGCGGGTATTGCAGGCAATTCCGGCAACCAGACCATGACATTGATGATTCGCTCTCTGGCCTTGGGACAGGTGACGGCCGCCAACTTCAAGTTGCTGTTGAAAAAGGAATTGGCCATTGCCGGCCTGAATGGGTTGGTGTGGGGAAGTTTGGCCGGGCTTGCAGCTTTCGGCTTGTACTTTGGCTCGCCCAATGCTGTCATGCTGGGCCTGCTCATGACCCTGGCCGTGATGTTGAATCTGCTGGTGGGTTCGCTGGTGGGGGTCATGGTGCCTTTGGGCCTGGAAAAAATGGGGCGCGACCCGGCGATGGGTTCTTCGGTGTTGTTGACCTTCACCACCGATAGCATGGGGTTCTTCATTTTCCTGGGGCTTGCCTCCCTGTTTTTCTAAAACATGCATTTGATGCAGCAGCCGTCCGTTTCCATTGTCGTACCCGTTTACAACGAGGTTCCGAACCAGCACGATGATTCCTTTCGAGTGCGGATTCAAGGTTTGCTGGCCTTGCTTCGCCCATGTGATGAGTTGGTGCTGGTAGACGGCGGGTCAATCGATTTCAGTTGGCCAACCATTAAGGCATTGGCATCCCATCCTCAAGTTTCAGCAATTCAAAGTGAAAAAGGCCGGGCGCGGCAAATGAATGCAGGCGCGGCGAAAGCACATGGCGATGTGCTGCTGTTCCTGCATGCAGACACTGTATTGAAAATTGAGGCCTGGCAGGAATTCATTCAAAAGCTGGGTGCGAACGGCAATGCTGCATTTTGGGGACGTTTCGATGTGCGCATCAGCGGCGAGAGCAAGTGGCTTCCCATGGTGGCCTGGTTCATGAACCAGCGATCGCGTTTGAGCAAAATTGGTACGGGTGACCAGGGCTTGTTTCTTGGGCGTGACCTGTTTGAACGCGTGGGCGGCTTTCCTGAACAACCCCTGATGGAAGACATTGAGCTGTGCAAGCGCTTGAAGCGCATTGCACCCCGACAGTTTGTGCCCATCCGCAAACCGTTGGTGACCTCTGGCCGACGCTGGGATGTGCACGGTGCTTGGAAAACCATTGTGCTGATGTGGCGGTTTCGTTATCAATATTGGCGAGGTGTTTCTGCACAAGAACTGGCCAGGCAATATGCCGACACGCGAGAAAAGCGGTCCTTGACTGTGGCTGTGTTTGCCAAGTACCCACAAGCAGGTCGGGTCAAGACCCGTTTGGAGCCATTGTTAGGCGCTGATCAGTGCGCCGAATTTGCCCGCTACCTGCTGTTGAGTACTCTGGACAAACTGCATGGTGTGAATGTCGTGTTGTGGACCGATGGCGGCACCGATGCGGAATGGGACGCTTTGCTTGAAGGGAGTCAATTTTCCGGGCCCGTTCAGCGCCATATTCAACCGACCGGGCATTTGGGCTTACGCATGGAATGCGCGGTGCAAACACATTTGAAAGAATCCCGCGTGGTGGTGTTGCTGGGGCCTGATGCGGTGCAGTTCAGCAAGACTGATCTTCAGCAACTGGAGCGTGCCGCGCAAACCCACAGCATGGCTTTTGTTCCCGCGCTGGATGGGGGTTACGTGGCCCTGGCCTGCACCCGGTGCGTGCCCGCAGTATTTTCAGAAACCATTCGCTGGGGTACGGCCAGTGTGGCGGAACAGACCAAAGCCGCTTTGCACATGCAGTGCATTTCTGCACAATGGTTTCAAGCCCAGATGGACATTGATGAGCCCGATGATTTGAAAGCCGCAATACAACATGGGTTTGTGCCCGAAGATTGGGCCACGCACTATTCTTGAGGAGCCGGCATGTTTTTATTGAATACCCCGATTAAAAGTGTACTGACAGTGTTTGCCGTTTTTGGTTTTGGCTTGGGTGTTGCCCATGCGGCAGAAGCTTTGGCCCCTTGGCCCACCGACCCGGCCGCGAACATGCCTGCGGCCTGGAAACCCCAGTACCACCCGGATATTGCAGCCCACACCCAATTCAAATTCATCAGGCAAGGCGACAAAACCCTGCTGCAAGCGGATGCAGACAGCGCCTACGGCACGCTGGTCCACGCCTTTTCCAAGCCAGTTGAATTGAAAGTCCTCGGTTGGGAATGGCAAGTGTTGACCCACCCCGCGAAGGCAAACTTGCAAACCAAGGCAGGTGATGACGCTGGGGCCAAGTTGTGTGCCTTTGTGCAAATTGACGAATCCCGTTTGGGTTTGGGCACGCGTTTGGCATTGGCCGCGGCCCGAACTGTGTCCGGTGAGCGGCTGCCTGCCGCAACCCTGTGCTATGTGTGGGGCGCACCCGGTGAGAAGGTAGGCCAGGTGTTTGACAACCCTTACACAGAACGGGTGAAAAATATCGTGGTTCGCGACACAGCCACGGCCAGCGAACTGATCGCCGAGAACCGGGATTTGCAAGCCGACGCGCGCAAGGCCTTTGGCAAGGAGTTGCCCGAAGGGCCGGTGAAGTTCACCGGAATTGCGCTGGGTGCCGATTCAGACAACACCAAATCCAAGGCGAGGGCGTTGTTTGGTAAAGTCAGTGCCAAATGAATAACAAGTCAGTGTCGAGTTGTTACTGACTCAAATTCATGGTCTTCACAATGCGCTCGCAGTAGCGGGCGATCTGATCGATTTCCAGGTTCACAGGGCTTCCCGCTTTCAAATGTTTCAGCGTGGTCATTTGAACAGTGTGCGGAATCAGGTTGATGTGAATGTCGCATTCACCGCTTGCGTGGTCATCAACCTTGTTCACCGTCAGGCTGACGCCATTGACAGTCACTGAGCCTTTGTAGGCAAAAAAAGCGGCCAGCATTTGGGGTGCGCGAATTTGCAGGTGCCAGCTTTCGCCGACGGGCTCGAATTCGACCACGCTGCCTAGCCCGTCCACGTGCCCGCTGACCAGGTGGCCACCCACGCGATCAGACAGCCGCATCGCTTTTTCCAGATTCACCTCGCCGGGCTGGCTTAGGCCCACAGTTTTTGACAGGCTTTCATGCGACACATCCACATGAAAAGTGTGGTTGCCCATGGCCACCACGGTCATGCAGGCGCCTTGAATGGCAATGCTGTCGCCCAGTTTGACATCCGAGAAATCAAGGGTGGGGGCATGCACGGCGAGGCGAACACCCGCATAGGCGGAGTTCTGAAGGGGTTCTACGGATTCAATCTTGCCGATGGATTCAATGATGCCAGTGAACATGTGTGCTACTACTCCTGATTGTTGCGGACCCACACAATGAGCAGGTCTCGTCCTTTTTGTTCAAATGAATGGATTGCCCAGTCAAGGGTGGCCGGCAAAGTTTCTTGTTCAGGCAGACGAAACAGGCCAAGGCCTGCACCGAGGAAGCGGGGGGCCACGTACTGCACAACTTCATCCACCAGCCCGGCTTGCATGAATGATCCGTTTAGGCCAAAACCTGCTTCAAGGTGCAGTTCATTGATGCCGCGCCGCGCCAACTCCTGCAGCAGGCGGAGCAGGTCTGTTTTTACCTTGCCAGCATGCAGGCCTGCCGCGACCGGCGCAACATTGAGCGCCTCGATGTTGGCTGCATTGGGGTGGGTGCTCAGCCAAGCCGGCAATTGTGGCTCTGTGTGCGCAATCAGCACCCGACCTGTTTGCAGCAACAGCGCATCGGGTGAAATTTCCAGTTTGCTGTCCACAATCACTTTCAGTGGTTGGCGGTCTGTCTCTATGCCACGCACATTCAGTTGCGGGTTGTCTGCCTTTACCGTGCCGATACCACTGAGCACCGCGCAGGCTTGGGCGCGCAGGTGATGTCCGTCCAGCCGTGCTTCGGGGCCAGTGATCCATTGGCTTGTGCTGTTGTTCAGCGCGGTGACGCCATCCGCACTGCTGGCTACTTTCAGGCGTACCCAAGGGCGCTTGCGCTCCATGCGGCTGAAAAAGCCGCGGTTGATCCAGCGTGCCTGTTCAACCAGCACACCTTGTACCGTTTCAATTCCTGCGGCCCTCAGTATCGCCATGCCTTTGCCTGCAACCAAAGGGTTGGGGTCGAGTACTGCGGCCACCACGCGGGCGACGCCGGTTGCCACCAGGGCCTCGGCACACGGTCCGGTGCGGCCATGGTGGGCACAGGGCTCCAAGGTGACATAGGCCGTGCTGCCCTGAAGCGACACGCCTTGTGCACGGGCTTGGGCAATGGCTTGCACCTCGGCATGGCCCTCACCGGCACGAACATGGAAGCCTTCTGCAATGGCAACACCATCGCGCACAAACACGCAACCCACACGCGGATTGGGTGTGGTGCTGTACTGGCCTTTCCAGGCCAGGTTCAATGCATGGCGCATCCAGTGTTCATCGTTGGGGTGTGGAGTACCCATGGTCTCAAGCGCCTTTTTTGGCGGTGCTGGCTTTGGGCTTGGTGTGACCTTTGGCATTTTCCGCAGGTGCAGTCAGGTGGGCAATTTCTTCGGAAAAGCTTTGCAAGTCTTCAAAGCTTTTGTAAACCGATGCAAAACGAATGTATGCCACGGTATCGAGTTGCTTGAGTTGTTGCATCACCAGTTCGCCGAGGAACTTGGTGCTGACTTCGCGGACCGCACTGATCAGCAGTTTTTCTTCGATGCTGGACAGGGCTTCGTCAATGGCCTCTGCCGGAACAGGCCGCTTGCGCAGAGCCAACATCAGGCTTCCACGCAATTTGTCTTTGGAGTAATCGACCCGTGAGCCGTCTTTTTTGACAATGGCGGGCAGAAACAGTTCTGCCCGCTCATAGGTAGTGAACCGTTTGCCGCAACTGCCGCATTGCCGACGGCGGCGAATCGCGTCTCCTTCTTCAGAAGTACG
The nucleotide sequence above comes from Limnobacter thiooxidans. Encoded proteins:
- a CDS encoding NADP-dependent malic enzyme yields the protein MAQPMDQRFRQAALEYHEFPKPGKLQISATKSLVNQRDLALAYSPGVAAACEEIEADPSTAVRYTAKANLVGVVTNGTAVLGLGNIGPLAAKPVMEGKAVLFKKFAGIDVFDIEINENDPDKLIEIIASLEPTFGGINLEDIKAPDCFKVERALRGRMNIPVFHDDQHGTAIVVGAAILNGLEVIGKKLNEVKFVVSGAGAAALACLELLVELGLPREHVWVTDIDGVVYKGRPVNMDPDKDLFAQDTTARTLADVIKDADVFLGLSAGGVLKQDMVRAMGPKPLILALANPTPEILPELVKEVRDDVIMCTGRTDYPNQVNNVLCFPFIFRGALDVGATTITKEMEIAAVRAVAELARKEQSDVVASAYRTQNLSFGPEYLIPKPFDPRLIVHIAPAVAKAAMESGVATRPIADLEAYKDQLQQFVYHSGTFMKPIFAVAKRCVAETPQTSRIVFAEGEDERVMRAVQVVVDEGVAKPIMIGRPAVIERRLERFGLRIKPGVDFELINPEYDERYKDYWRTYHDLTKRKGVTEAYAKIEMRRRNTLIGSMLIHKGNADGMICGTFGTHSLHLHYVNQVLGLRAGCNTYGAMNGLMLPNRQVFLVDTHVNYDPTAEQVAEITLMAAEEMLRLGVQPKAALLSHSNFGSSNQPSAVKMREALQILRDIAPWLEVDGEMHGDCAIDEAVRNTIFSGSTLTGEANLLVCPNIDAANISYNLLKSAAGNGIAVGPILLGSDKPVHILTASATVRRIVNMAALAVLDANSERVSSI
- a CDS encoding patatin-like phospholipase family protein, coding for MSDPNPFQIEEDEDITGLVLSGGGARAAYQVGVLHQLAKWFEQENKREFDFPFKILCGTSAGAINAAALACAGRNFYQSTERMMRVWENFSSDQVFRSDSLGIIRTGARWLSALSIGWMLRKRPKCLLDNSPLSHLLNQLLHFRRLDEALENGTIHALAVTASSYSSGRSVTFFQTQKVIESWARTQRVALPDRITVEHLLASAAIPFVFPSIKLDIEGKMEYFGDGSIRQLAPISPAIHLGANRVMVIGSSQSEKDHTAAIEMQNAYPSLAQIAGHAMASIFLDSLSIDIERLSRVNKTLGLLPPEMATRTTLKPIELLVISPSERIDEIAAQHTQDLPRPVRTLMSALGATEASGSSLASYLLFEANYTRELIRMGIADTIAKREEVYAFFHLGKSGG
- a CDS encoding chorismate-binding protein, with the translated sequence MSSSIVSAAWHARMTQADGPEGLCIASGLPAKIITTFDLHDVPSRIEQAHALALQGMAVVGGLTYEAAPAFDKSLAVQSGSGFPLLEFQAFNADQISLLPFNQLQGLSSNVACNPWCDEQTHVEYVESFEKVRKAIEAGEFYQINLTTRLKAKSGQIDAWQLFQHLYLTQPAPQSVFLRGSAFNVISLSPELFFHWDGKSLTTAPMKGTRQPLAGSFDVLSDSEKDRAENVMIVDLLRNDMAKVCQPRSVQVRSLFDVMHLPTVDQMTSSIAGQTLPGTGLKDVFAALFPCGSVTGAPKSQAMMRIAQWEKAPRRFYCGALGLLSPGGAAHFNVPIRTVIEHRGELEYGVGSGITWYSTLVDEKKEWWQKTVFLRESTADFRVLETLRLENGQWHNLDAHLQRMSNTANYFSYVWDEHTVRQALMSAAQANRAGLYRARCLLSATGGFELELHAFEQANKPVQLRLASKPMDASPEFLLHKTTHRPEYDAFQREAGNSFDVVLFNAQGNLTETCRCNIVLKMNGELLTSQISESTGTYLLPGVFREQLLRENAIRQATLNVADLQRAEEVWLINSLRGWVPVSTIVRSDGKLIFSNNTQ
- a CDS encoding putative Na+/H+ antiporter, producing MNPTTIEIIGASLFAIAVIHTFSTKYFERLAHTHPNHSGLWHLLGEVEAVFGFWAMVLVVFMFFVVGKDSAIDYVDTRNYTEPLFVFAIMVIAASKPILVLAGRIVRVVASVIPIDRQVAYFFTTLSIVPLLGSFITEPAAMTLAAFLLRDRFYSQGISNKLMYGTLGVLFVNISIGGTLTPFAAPPVLMVAAKWGFDMQFMLTTFGWRAATAVFVNAAVLTFLFSKELTAMKKPSENGPKEDMPFWVIGTHLLFLVAVVVFAHHPAVFMGLFLFFLGYTTAYSRYQDKLILKEGLMVAFFLAGLVVLGGMQAWWLQDVLKEMSPTALYYGATALTAITDNAALTYLGSLVEGVDDQFKYALVAGAVTGGGLTVIANAPNPAGFAILQRYFNDGAINPGKLFIAALGPTLVAVVAFQFL
- the mgtE gene encoding magnesium transporter — protein: MNEQDVNFNNQEPAIELPHDLDDAQRALAEVQALLRKQKVIESVVHNHQNTVNPERQSLVEELVHRQHLTELGNKLYLLHPADVAYVLESLPQEERMLVWGLVRSDRDGDILLELSDAVRETLIKSMDSEELFAATESLDADEIAELAPDLPRDVVEKLASSLSLEEREQLRAAMSYPEDTVGARMDFDMVTIRDDVSLEVVLRYLRRFDELPDQTDQVFVVDRLDHFKGSLPLDRLLVNEPETLVSEVMSREVLMLSALDDAYEAAQAFERYDLVSAPVLDPSGKLIGRLTVNEVVDVIREESEADLLSSAGLREEEDLFASVWESAKNRWLWLGLNLCTAFFASRVIDTFEGTIAKVVALATLMPIVAGIAGNSGNQTMTLMIRSLALGQVTAANFKLLLKKELAIAGLNGLVWGSLAGLAAFGLYFGSPNAVMLGLLMTLAVMLNLLVGSLVGVMVPLGLEKMGRDPAMGSSVLLTFTTDSMGFFIFLGLASLFF